One window from the genome of Serinibacter salmoneus encodes:
- a CDS encoding YhgE/Pip domain-containing protein, with the protein MRGVWQLFRSDLRRASSNVMAMIVLAGLVVIPSAFTWFNVIGSWEPFDNTKNLKVAVASVDEGYTSPLFPLHVNVGSMVESALRANHDLDWIITSEEEAIEGTTSGEYYAAMVLPKDFSERMLTFYAPGAEPTHIDYYMNDKSNPLAPLITSEGADDLSAQINAQFMDELSNVALSLISGLSTSLAEGNAGAALSEVESNISAVAVQLRTASQTASMFTAVIEASIPLVDGASGLLASAGSEFSDATGKVQEGLSAAATAEGSITDAGQALGAALAASRTRVAAFNEDINAILDALENDVDGSVDRLRDVSDDLGQLIAEQETLRDTLANQVSPTLPTDPDPAPDPDPTPEPDPTPEDGDPTSEDGDPTPQDPDPTPDVTQPTPDTSQRTLDAVIAGLDRAIAAETELKDLLDAAAAGLATGNEDVQQFRDDLQDQLADAVASFESAGAVYENDLRPTLDQLAATLGAAQSALGAISDQVTSATSASDGIVPVLETAAADNQAAAAVLSDAADQMDEVAQAVSRANDTGDLSEVGQIIGSDPSVLAAAISQPIGLDRIPVYPVVSFGAGMAPLYTTLSLWVGALLMGVTLRVASPSRASEEGEELSLNQRFFGRYLIFAMFGLAQSTLVGLGNIVLVGLHPVHPLLLMLTLWTSSLVFTFIIYTLIVSFGDAGKALAVFLLVIQVAGAGGAYPLVLLPEWFQHVSPFLPATHAIDAFRAALAGIYHADYWVSLGWLVAFVVPMLLLGLVLRKPLIGFNEWVERSLASTKLM; encoded by the coding sequence CCGCTCTTCCCGCTGCACGTCAACGTCGGCAGCATGGTGGAGTCCGCCCTGCGGGCCAACCATGACCTCGACTGGATCATCACCAGCGAGGAGGAGGCGATCGAGGGCACCACGTCGGGGGAGTACTACGCCGCCATGGTCCTACCGAAGGACTTCAGCGAGCGGATGCTGACGTTCTACGCCCCGGGCGCCGAACCGACCCACATCGACTACTACATGAACGACAAGTCCAACCCGCTGGCCCCGCTGATCACCTCCGAGGGCGCCGACGACCTCTCGGCGCAGATCAACGCCCAGTTCATGGACGAACTCAGTAACGTCGCGCTCAGCCTCATCTCGGGGCTCTCGACGTCGCTGGCCGAGGGCAATGCCGGGGCTGCGCTGAGCGAGGTCGAATCCAACATCAGCGCGGTGGCCGTCCAACTGCGCACCGCCTCGCAGACCGCCTCGATGTTCACCGCGGTCATCGAGGCGAGCATCCCGCTGGTCGACGGTGCCTCGGGTCTGCTGGCCTCCGCGGGGTCGGAGTTCTCCGACGCGACCGGCAAGGTCCAGGAGGGCTTGTCCGCCGCAGCAACCGCCGAGGGTTCCATCACCGACGCCGGTCAGGCGCTGGGCGCTGCCCTGGCTGCCAGCCGGACGCGGGTCGCTGCCTTCAATGAGGACATCAACGCGATCCTCGACGCCCTGGAGAACGACGTCGACGGCAGTGTCGATCGTCTTCGGGACGTCTCGGACGACCTGGGCCAGTTGATCGCGGAGCAGGAGACGCTGCGCGACACACTGGCCAACCAGGTCAGCCCCACGCTCCCCACGGATCCCGACCCGGCGCCGGATCCCGACCCCACGCCCGAGCCCGACCCCACGCCCGAGGACGGGGATCCGACGTCCGAGGACGGGGATCCGACGCCGCAGGACCCCGATCCGACACCCGATGTGACTCAACCGACCCCCGACACCTCGCAGCGGACGCTGGACGCGGTCATTGCCGGACTCGACCGGGCCATCGCCGCAGAGACCGAACTCAAGGACCTCCTGGACGCGGCCGCCGCCGGCTTGGCAACGGGCAACGAGGACGTCCAGCAGTTCCGAGACGACCTCCAGGACCAGCTCGCGGACGCGGTGGCCTCCTTCGAGAGCGCAGGTGCGGTCTACGAGAACGACCTGCGGCCCACGCTGGACCAGCTCGCCGCCACCCTGGGTGCCGCGCAGTCCGCACTGGGGGCGATCTCCGATCAGGTGACGTCGGCCACGAGCGCCTCCGACGGGATCGTTCCTGTGCTCGAGACCGCGGCAGCCGACAACCAGGCGGCCGCCGCCGTTCTCAGCGATGCCGCCGACCAGATGGACGAGGTGGCTCAGGCCGTGTCTCGGGCCAACGACACCGGCGACCTCAGCGAGGTCGGTCAGATCATCGGGTCGGACCCCTCTGTCCTGGCCGCGGCGATCTCCCAGCCGATCGGTCTGGACCGCATCCCGGTCTACCCCGTGGTCAGTTTCGGTGCGGGTATGGCGCCGCTGTACACGACCCTGTCGCTGTGGGTCGGGGCGCTCCTGATGGGAGTCACCCTCCGGGTTGCCTCCCCCTCACGAGCGAGCGAGGAGGGGGAGGAGTTGAGCCTGAACCAGCGCTTCTTCGGCCGCTACCTCATCTTCGCGATGTTCGGCCTGGCGCAGAGCACCCTGGTGGGCCTGGGGAACATCGTGCTGGTTGGTCTCCACCCGGTGCACCCGCTGTTGCTCATGTTGACGCTGTGGACGAGCTCGCTCGTCTTCACCTTCATCATCTACACCCTCATCGTCTCCTTCGGCGACGCGGGCAAGGCCCTCGCGGTCTTCCTCCTGGTGATCCAGGTGGCCGGTGCGGGCGGGGCCTATCCGCTCGTCCTGCTGCCGGAGTGGTTCCAGCACGTCAGCCCGTTCCTGCCGGCCACGCACGCGATCGACGCCTTCCGGGCCGCGCTGGCGGGGATCTACCACGCCGACTACTGGGTGTCGCTGGGATGGCTGGTGGCCTTCGTGGTGCCGATGCTGCTGTTGGGGTTGGTGCTGCGCAAGCCTCTCATCGGTTTCAACGAGTGGGTCGAGCGGTCGTTGGCCTCGACCAAGCTCATGTAG
- the pstC gene encoding phosphate ABC transporter permease subunit PstC, producing the protein MSTVTTPRGPVPPGHAGPHAAAAAITHHRRRPVEAVVKLLLRISAWLSVAITIGIVFSLLVPALSFFSEVPVWEFLTGTRWAPQFADASFGVLPLVTATAWTTFIALLVAVPFGLGAAIFLAEYATPGVRKVLKPVLELLAGIPTVVFGFFALTWVTPVILKGWFGLDIGTFSILSAGLVMGVMIIPTIASLSEDAMSAVPMALRQGSAALGANRMQTTIRVVFPAALSGIVAAIVLGISRAIGETMIVAIAAGAQAQMVTDPTMAGSTMTGFIARMALGDSRVGSLEYNTLFAVGLLLFIITLAVNAVSIRLVRKFRQEY; encoded by the coding sequence ATGTCCACAGTGACTACCCCGCGTGGCCCGGTTCCCCCGGGCCACGCGGGGCCCCACGCTGCGGCGGCCGCCATCACGCACCACCGGCGCCGCCCCGTCGAGGCCGTCGTGAAGCTGCTGCTGCGCATCTCCGCGTGGCTCTCGGTGGCCATCACGATCGGTATCGTCTTCTCGCTCCTGGTGCCGGCGCTGTCCTTCTTCAGCGAGGTCCCGGTCTGGGAGTTCCTCACGGGGACCCGCTGGGCGCCGCAGTTCGCGGACGCCTCCTTCGGGGTGCTCCCGCTGGTGACGGCCACGGCCTGGACCACCTTCATCGCGCTGCTGGTCGCGGTGCCGTTCGGCTTGGGTGCGGCGATCTTCCTCGCGGAGTACGCCACGCCGGGCGTGCGCAAGGTGCTCAAGCCGGTGCTCGAGCTCCTCGCCGGGATCCCCACGGTGGTCTTCGGCTTCTTCGCCCTCACCTGGGTCACCCCGGTGATCCTCAAGGGCTGGTTCGGGCTGGACATCGGCACCTTCTCCATCCTGTCCGCGGGACTGGTGATGGGCGTGATGATCATCCCGACGATCGCCTCCCTGTCCGAGGACGCCATGTCCGCGGTGCCCATGGCCCTGCGGCAGGGGTCCGCGGCGCTGGGTGCCAACCGCATGCAGACCACCATCCGCGTCGTCTTCCCCGCCGCGCTCTCGGGGATCGTGGCCGCGATCGTGCTGGGCATCTCCCGGGCGATCGGGGAGACCATGATCGTGGCGATCGCCGCGGGCGCCCAGGCGCAGATGGTGACCGACCCGACGATGGCCGGCTCCACCATGACCGGCTTCATCGCGCGGATGGCGTTGGGTGACTCCCGCGTGGGTTCGCTGGAGTACAACACGCTCTTCGCGGTCGGCCTCCTGCTGTTCATCATCACGCTGGCCGTCAACGCCGTCAGCATCCGGCTCGTTCGCAAGTTCCGTCAGGAGTACTGA
- a CDS encoding PstS family phosphate ABC transporter substrate-binding protein, which produces MTKTLFRMGSVAGATALALTLAACGGQSSSSDESGTTDGATEEAAGEGSGLSGDVVIDGSSTVEPLSSAAATLFRDVEPGVNVTVATSGTGGGFQRFCDGETDISDASRPIAEDEVTTCADNGVEYTEIVIANDGLSVVVNPENDWVECITTEQLATIWGPESEGTVMSWSDVDSSYPDEALELYGAGTDSGTFDYFTEAINGEEGAIRIDYSPSEDDNLTVQGVSGSAGAMGFFGLSYAEENADSVKLLAVDNGEGCVVPSKETVQDGSYEPLGRPLFIYVNNTKYAENEALQTFVDFYLENEQQIAEEALFIDLTDEQAETARTELDSLIG; this is translated from the coding sequence GTGACCAAGACACTCTTCCGCATGGGTTCGGTTGCTGGTGCGACCGCGCTCGCGCTCACCCTCGCCGCCTGCGGCGGCCAGTCCAGCTCCAGCGACGAGTCGGGCACGACCGACGGCGCGACCGAGGAGGCGGCCGGTGAGGGCAGCGGCCTGAGCGGTGACGTCGTCATCGACGGTTCCTCCACGGTCGAGCCGCTGAGCTCGGCCGCCGCCACGCTGTTCCGCGACGTCGAGCCCGGCGTCAACGTCACGGTCGCCACCTCCGGCACCGGCGGCGGCTTCCAGCGCTTCTGCGACGGCGAGACCGACATCTCCGACGCCTCCCGGCCGATCGCCGAGGACGAGGTCACCACCTGCGCCGACAACGGCGTGGAGTACACCGAGATCGTCATCGCCAACGACGGTCTCTCCGTGGTGGTCAACCCCGAGAACGACTGGGTGGAGTGCATCACCACCGAGCAGCTCGCCACCATCTGGGGTCCGGAGTCCGAGGGCACCGTGATGAGCTGGAGCGACGTCGACTCCTCCTACCCGGACGAGGCACTCGAACTGTACGGCGCGGGCACCGACTCCGGCACGTTCGACTACTTCACCGAGGCGATCAACGGTGAGGAGGGCGCCATCCGCATCGACTACTCGCCCTCCGAGGACGACAACCTCACCGTCCAGGGCGTCTCCGGCTCCGCCGGCGCCATGGGCTTCTTCGGCCTGAGCTACGCCGAGGAGAACGCCGACTCCGTGAAGCTGCTCGCCGTGGACAACGGCGAGGGCTGCGTGGTGCCGAGCAAGGAGACCGTCCAGGACGGCTCCTACGAGCCGCTCGGGCGTCCGCTGTTCATCTACGTGAACAACACCAAGTACGCCGAGAACGAGGCCCTGCAGACGTTCGTGGACTTCTACCTGGAGAACGAGCAGCAGATCGCCGAGGAGGCGCTGTTCATCGACCTCACCGACGAGCAGGCCGAGACCGCGCGTACCGAGCTCGACTCGCTGATCGGCTGA